The following are from one region of the Alicyclobacillus fastidiosus genome:
- a CDS encoding aminopeptidase, producing the protein MPNTEQLTRYADVLIQVGLNVQPGQPVSINAPIEAADFVRVLVERCYHAGAATVSIDWYDPLCKRIRLELEPEAGLQDVPKWVSQKMLEECQKNTAFLHIDAEDPDLLAGVDPRRISLQSKARRAALRETDPYFMEDRVTWLVCSIPTTDWAMKLFPGESAETAVAKLWDAIFSVTRMHEQDPVAAWREHLNKLQERAAYLNKQHFVKLHYRGPGTDLTVELPERHQWLAASAKNDQGHAFVPNMPTEEVFTLPKRDGVNGTLRSTMPLAYEGVVIEDLELSFEGGRIVNFNARSGYETIKELVETDEGSHYLGEIALVPVDSPISRRNTLFYNTLFDENASCHVAIGEAYPVCLEGGVDMSKDELKASGANESMMHVDFMIGSSALDIDGYLADGTLVPLFRGGNWAI; encoded by the coding sequence TTGCCAAATACAGAACAGTTAACACGATACGCGGACGTGCTTATCCAAGTCGGACTAAACGTTCAACCTGGACAACCGGTCTCCATCAACGCCCCCATTGAAGCCGCAGACTTTGTACGCGTGCTGGTAGAGCGTTGTTATCACGCCGGTGCCGCCACCGTCAGCATCGACTGGTATGACCCACTGTGCAAACGAATCCGGCTGGAACTGGAACCAGAAGCCGGGCTCCAGGATGTCCCCAAATGGGTGAGCCAGAAGATGCTGGAGGAGTGTCAAAAAAACACCGCCTTCTTGCACATCGACGCGGAAGATCCAGATCTGCTGGCGGGTGTGGACCCAAGGCGGATCTCCCTACAATCTAAGGCCCGCAGAGCGGCGTTGCGCGAGACGGATCCTTACTTTATGGAAGATCGCGTCACTTGGCTCGTCTGCTCCATTCCGACGACCGACTGGGCAATGAAATTATTTCCCGGTGAATCAGCCGAAACGGCCGTTGCGAAACTGTGGGACGCCATTTTCTCCGTCACGCGGATGCACGAACAAGATCCCGTGGCGGCCTGGCGGGAGCACCTGAATAAACTCCAGGAACGCGCGGCGTATCTCAACAAGCAACACTTCGTGAAGCTTCACTATCGCGGTCCTGGCACGGACTTAACCGTCGAACTCCCAGAGCGCCATCAATGGTTGGCGGCCAGTGCTAAGAACGACCAAGGGCACGCCTTTGTCCCGAATATGCCGACCGAGGAAGTCTTCACCCTGCCTAAGCGAGACGGCGTAAACGGTACACTGAGGAGCACGATGCCGCTCGCCTACGAAGGCGTCGTCATCGAGGATCTGGAGCTCTCGTTCGAAGGTGGACGCATTGTTAACTTCAATGCACGATCCGGTTACGAAACGATCAAGGAACTGGTCGAGACGGATGAGGGCTCGCACTACTTGGGGGAAATTGCATTAGTTCCGGTGGATTCGCCCATTTCACGGCGCAATACCTTATTTTACAACACGCTCTTCGATGAAAACGCCTCGTGCCACGTCGCGATTGGCGAGGCATATCCAGTCTGTCTCGAGGGCGGCGTGGATATGTCCAAAGATGAACTGAAGGCAAGCGGCGCCAACGAGAGCATGATGCACGTCGACTTCATGATTGGCTCCTCCGCCTTGGATATCGACGGGTACCTTGCCGACGGGACGCTCGTTCCCCTGTTTCGCGGTGGAAACTGGGCGATATAA
- a CDS encoding putative quinol monooxygenase, with amino-acid sequence MLIVHARLTGKADKRNELLALVESLAKSSRREEGCQSYRFYEDTEVPNDFLFVEQWESQDALDRHAQQPHFASFQEKVAHLVTAPPDIRAYQVGE; translated from the coding sequence ATGCTCATCGTTCACGCACGACTTACCGGAAAAGCCGACAAACGAAACGAATTGTTGGCACTGGTCGAGAGTTTGGCCAAGTCTTCGCGCCGCGAAGAGGGATGCCAGAGTTATCGATTCTACGAGGACACCGAAGTGCCCAATGATTTCCTCTTCGTAGAGCAGTGGGAGAGCCAAGACGCCTTGGACCGTCATGCGCAACAGCCGCACTTCGCGTCGTTCCAGGAGAAGGTTGCACATCTTGTCACGGCACCGCCGGATATTCGGGCCTATCAAGTCGGCGAGTGA
- a CDS encoding ABC-F family ATP-binding cassette domain-containing protein encodes MSILTVTNLTHGFGDRAIFNNVSFRMLKGEHIGLIGANGEGKSTFMNIVTGKLEPDDGQVEWSKNVRVGYLDQHTVLERGLTIRDVLKGAFQYLFNIEGDINRMYDEMADASPEQLEKLLEEVGVLQDLLTQNDFYTIDAKVEEIARGLGLQDIGIDRDVEDLSGGQRTKVLLAKLLLEKPDILLLDEPTNYLDEQHIVWLKRYLQEYENAFILISHDIPFLNSVINLVYHMENQELNRYVGDYDAFVQVYEVKKQQLASAYKKQQQEIAELKDFVARNKARVSTRNMAMSRQKKLDKMELIELAKEKPKPQFHFAESRSPGKLIFETEKLVIGYDSPLSQPLNLRMERGQKIALIGANGIGKTTLLRSLLGEIPALSGQVERGDHLEIGYFEQEARRVPDRTCIEEVWQEFPHLGQAEVRAALAKCGLTTKHIESKVEVLSGGEKAKVRLCKLINKPSNVLVFDEPTNHLDVDAKEELKRALIDYRGSILLISHEPEFYRDIATDIWNGETWTTKIF; translated from the coding sequence ATGAGTATTTTGACGGTGACTAACCTGACCCACGGCTTCGGCGACAGAGCCATCTTTAACAACGTGTCGTTTCGGATGCTCAAGGGGGAACACATTGGGCTCATCGGCGCCAACGGTGAAGGCAAATCGACGTTTATGAACATCGTGACAGGCAAACTCGAGCCCGACGATGGGCAGGTGGAATGGTCGAAGAACGTACGCGTGGGCTACTTGGACCAACACACCGTCCTCGAGCGCGGCCTCACCATTCGCGACGTTCTCAAGGGGGCTTTTCAGTACCTGTTCAATATTGAAGGCGACATCAATCGGATGTACGACGAGATGGCCGATGCTTCTCCCGAGCAATTAGAGAAACTTCTTGAAGAGGTCGGCGTCCTTCAGGACCTCCTCACCCAAAACGACTTCTACACCATCGATGCGAAAGTGGAGGAGATAGCTAGAGGATTAGGACTGCAAGACATCGGGATCGACCGGGACGTCGAGGATCTCAGCGGCGGCCAACGGACAAAGGTACTGCTGGCGAAGTTATTGCTCGAGAAACCGGATATCCTGCTGCTCGACGAGCCGACGAACTATCTCGACGAACAGCACATCGTCTGGTTGAAGCGTTACCTCCAAGAGTACGAGAATGCGTTCATCCTGATCTCCCACGACATTCCCTTTCTCAATAGCGTGATCAACTTGGTCTATCACATGGAAAACCAGGAATTGAACCGCTATGTCGGAGACTATGACGCATTTGTACAGGTTTACGAAGTCAAGAAGCAGCAATTGGCCTCGGCGTACAAGAAACAGCAACAGGAGATCGCTGAACTAAAGGATTTCGTCGCGCGCAACAAAGCCCGCGTATCCACGCGCAACATGGCGATGTCGCGACAGAAGAAACTCGACAAGATGGAACTGATTGAACTGGCGAAGGAGAAACCTAAGCCGCAGTTTCACTTCGCGGAGTCGCGCTCGCCGGGCAAGTTGATTTTCGAGACGGAGAAGCTTGTCATCGGCTACGACTCCCCTCTCTCGCAGCCTCTCAATTTGCGGATGGAGCGAGGACAGAAGATCGCACTCATCGGGGCCAACGGGATCGGAAAGACCACTTTGCTCAGGAGTCTGCTCGGGGAGATCCCTGCACTGTCCGGCCAAGTCGAACGCGGAGACCACCTCGAGATTGGCTACTTCGAACAAGAGGCGCGACGAGTGCCTGACAGGACGTGCATCGAGGAGGTTTGGCAGGAATTCCCCCACCTCGGCCAAGCGGAGGTGCGGGCGGCTCTCGCAAAATGCGGGCTGACCACCAAGCACATCGAAAGCAAAGTCGAAGTCTTAAGTGGTGGCGAGAAGGCAAAGGTTCGCCTGTGCAAGCTCATCAATAAGCCGTCCAACGTGCTCGTGTTCGACGAGCCGACGAACCACCTGGACGTCGATGCAAAAGAGGAACTGAAGCGGGCCTTGATCGATTATCGCGGCAGCATCCTGCTCATTTCCCACGAACCGGAGTTCTATCGGGACATCGCCACCGACATCTGGAACGGCGAAACTTGGACCACAAAAATATTCTAA
- a CDS encoding amino acid permease — protein sequence MIQTEGQRVTTNGSTHTGLQRSLRPRHLSMIAIGGAIGTGLFVASGSSISTAGPGGALLAYGLIGVMMYFVMSSLGEMATFLPVAGSVETYATRYVDPAFGFALGWNYWYNWATTLAAELAAGAIVMKYWFPHSSSVMWSVLFLCLLLLLNIVSVRGYGEGEFWFAGVKVLTVVAFLVVGILMIFGVMSGRTAVGFQNFALGGTPFHGGVMSIFSIFLVAGFAFQGTEVVGLASGESVNPAKTVPKAIRQVFWRILIFYVLAIFVIAMLIPYTDPRLLNSDVNHVAVSPFTLVFERAGLAFAAGVMNAVILTAVLSAGNSAVYASARMLWALAKDGKAPRIFAKVTSRGVPVNALIVNALFALASLLLSFLGHQAVYTWMLNASGLTGFIAWLGIAVSHYRFRRAYVKQGRDIRQLAYAAKWYPFGPIFAIVLCLVIVIGQDCSAFVDGSVDWKGVAATYIGIPLFLALWFGYKWAKKTKVVPLDACDFGRFES from the coding sequence ATGATTCAGACGGAGGGCCAGCGCGTCACGACGAATGGTTCAACACATACAGGGTTACAGCGGAGTTTGCGGCCGAGACATTTGAGTATGATTGCCATCGGAGGGGCGATTGGCACGGGTCTGTTTGTCGCAAGTGGATCATCGATCAGTACGGCGGGTCCTGGCGGTGCCTTGCTCGCGTACGGCCTGATTGGCGTGATGATGTACTTCGTGATGAGCAGCCTCGGGGAAATGGCGACGTTTCTCCCTGTGGCTGGTTCGGTTGAGACGTACGCTACTCGCTATGTCGATCCCGCCTTTGGCTTCGCCCTAGGCTGGAACTACTGGTATAACTGGGCGACTACGCTCGCGGCGGAGTTGGCCGCAGGCGCCATCGTCATGAAGTATTGGTTTCCGCACAGCTCATCTGTGATGTGGAGCGTTCTTTTTCTCTGCCTGCTATTGCTTTTGAACATCGTCTCGGTCAGGGGCTACGGCGAAGGGGAGTTCTGGTTTGCCGGCGTGAAGGTTCTCACGGTCGTCGCGTTTCTCGTCGTCGGTATTTTGATGATCTTTGGGGTAATGTCGGGTCGAACGGCAGTCGGGTTTCAAAACTTCGCACTGGGCGGAACGCCATTTCACGGCGGGGTGATGTCCATCTTCAGCATCTTTCTCGTGGCTGGTTTCGCGTTTCAGGGGACGGAGGTTGTCGGGCTTGCGTCCGGCGAGAGCGTCAACCCGGCCAAAACGGTCCCGAAGGCCATTCGGCAGGTATTTTGGCGAATTCTCATCTTCTACGTACTCGCGATTTTTGTCATCGCGATGTTGATTCCTTACACGGACCCTCGCCTGTTGAATTCGGACGTCAATCACGTTGCCGTCAGCCCGTTTACGCTGGTCTTTGAGCGCGCGGGGTTAGCCTTTGCGGCGGGCGTCATGAATGCGGTCATCCTCACCGCCGTGCTCTCCGCTGGGAACTCGGCCGTGTACGCGTCGGCGCGGATGCTGTGGGCGTTGGCCAAGGACGGCAAAGCGCCGCGGATCTTCGCGAAGGTCACCTCGCGGGGCGTGCCCGTGAATGCCCTCATCGTCAATGCACTGTTTGCGCTCGCGTCTTTGCTTTTGTCCTTTTTGGGGCATCAGGCAGTTTACACGTGGATGTTGAACGCATCCGGGTTGACGGGTTTCATCGCGTGGCTCGGCATTGCCGTCAGTCACTATCGCTTTCGTCGGGCTTACGTCAAACAGGGCCGTGATATCAGGCAGTTGGCCTACGCAGCCAAATGGTACCCATTTGGACCGATCTTCGCTATCGTGTTGTGCCTGGTCATCGTGATCGGGCAGGATTGCAGCGCGTTTGTCGATGGATCTGTCGACTGGAAGGGCGTCGCGGCGACCTACATCGGCATCCCGCTATTTTTAGCGCTGTGGTTCGGGTATAAGTGGGCGAAGAAGACGAAGGTCGTCCCCTTAGACGCATGTGATTTTGGCCGATTTGAATCGTAA
- a CDS encoding ketopantoate reductase family protein, with protein sequence MNEIQNVSLIGLGAIGAAYASRLYDLDPTCIRVVADDERIARYQTRPVVVNGRGYEFTYVSPRADTEAADLVIIAVKYDGLAQALVDIRRHVGPDTIILSLLNGISSEEMIAQIYGEKNLLYAMCVAIDAVRNDSAVAFSSIGRICFGELKNETYSRNVQLVKELFDRAEIPYEIPVDMQRTMWWKFMINVGVNQTSAVLRAPYGVFQTVDEAHELMARAMQEVILISERAGIHLTQADLQAFDAILADLAPDGKTSMLQDIEAGRKTEVEYLAGKVRELGKQYGVATPVNDMLYPLIRAIEAMNA encoded by the coding sequence ATGAACGAGATTCAAAATGTTTCTCTAATTGGCCTTGGCGCCATCGGCGCTGCGTACGCGAGTCGCTTGTACGACCTAGATCCGACGTGCATTCGCGTCGTCGCTGACGACGAGCGCATTGCGCGCTACCAAACGCGCCCCGTGGTAGTCAACGGGCGGGGGTACGAGTTTACGTATGTCTCCCCACGCGCGGATACCGAAGCGGCTGATTTGGTCATCATTGCTGTGAAGTACGATGGACTTGCTCAGGCCTTGGTCGATATCCGCCGTCACGTGGGGCCAGACACGATCATCCTGTCACTTTTGAACGGGATCTCCAGCGAGGAGATGATCGCACAAATCTATGGGGAGAAGAATCTCCTTTATGCGATGTGCGTCGCCATCGACGCCGTCCGGAACGATTCTGCAGTGGCATTTTCGAGCATTGGCCGCATCTGTTTCGGAGAACTGAAAAATGAGACGTATTCGCGAAATGTCCAATTGGTCAAAGAGCTGTTTGATCGAGCGGAGATTCCATACGAGATTCCGGTGGATATGCAGCGCACGATGTGGTGGAAGTTCATGATCAACGTCGGTGTCAATCAGACGTCGGCAGTCCTGCGGGCGCCTTACGGCGTCTTCCAAACAGTTGATGAGGCGCACGAACTGATGGCCCGGGCGATGCAAGAGGTGATCCTGATATCGGAACGAGCGGGCATTCACCTCACACAAGCTGACCTTCAGGCGTTCGATGCGATATTGGCCGACTTGGCGCCCGACGGAAAGACGTCGATGCTGCAAGACATTGAGGCGGGGCGCAAGACGGAGGTGGAGTACCTCGCTGGCAAAGTTCGCGAGCTGGGGAAACAGTACGGCGTGGCAACGCCGGTGAACGATATGCTATACCCCTTGATTCGGGCCATCGAGGCCATGAATGCGTAA